One Bacillota bacterium genomic window carries:
- a CDS encoding cobyrinate a,c-diamide synthase: protein MQPDGTSGRGWPFGPVPRLVIAAPHGGSGKTTVTLGLVAALAARGLTVQPFKKGPDYIDPGWLGKAAGRPCRNLDRFFCTPDQLVAAFVRGARGADVAVIEGNHGLYDGLDMEGSGSTAEVARVLAAPVILVLDTTRMTRSVAALVRGFQDFDPGIRIAGVILNRAAGPRHRSILTASLEKYCRVPVLGLLPNSRELSIPVRHLGLVPAAEAERQERILEWGRWIAAKHLDLEGILAVARSAGELPPAAVPAAQQNHGATEPAALSRVRIGYFADVAFHFYYPENLEALAAAGAELVTISPLADPDLPPVDALYLGGGFPELVAGSLAANGRFRVAVQQAVKAGMPVYAECGGLMYLCRTLVYQGVEYEMAGALPADVVVEPKPQGHGYTLMEVAGENPFFPVGAVIRGHEFHYSRLVNLDRSQTRFAYRVRKGTGIDGQHDGLVYRNVLAGYNHLYALAVPGWAEALVSRAVAYRKARGAAARG from the coding sequence ATGCAGCCGGATGGGACCTCGGGCCGCGGCTGGCCTTTCGGGCCGGTGCCCAGGTTGGTCATCGCTGCCCCCCACGGGGGCTCGGGCAAGACCACGGTAACCCTGGGGCTGGTGGCGGCCCTGGCCGCCCGGGGCCTTACGGTGCAGCCATTCAAGAAAGGCCCTGACTACATCGACCCGGGTTGGCTGGGGAAGGCGGCCGGCCGGCCCTGCCGAAACCTTGATCGGTTCTTTTGTACTCCGGATCAGCTCGTGGCCGCGTTTGTCCGCGGGGCCCGGGGCGCTGATGTGGCAGTGATTGAGGGCAACCACGGCCTATACGACGGGCTGGATATGGAGGGGTCCGGAAGTACGGCGGAGGTCGCCCGGGTTCTGGCCGCGCCGGTGATCCTGGTGCTGGATACGACCCGAATGACCCGCAGTGTGGCGGCGTTGGTCCGGGGCTTCCAGGACTTCGATCCCGGGATCCGGATCGCCGGGGTGATCCTCAACCGGGCGGCCGGCCCGCGTCACCGGTCCATCCTCACGGCTTCCCTGGAGAAGTACTGCAGGGTGCCGGTGCTCGGCCTTTTGCCCAACAGCCGGGAACTGTCCATCCCCGTCCGGCACCTGGGCCTGGTTCCGGCCGCGGAGGCGGAACGGCAGGAACGGATTTTGGAGTGGGGCCGCTGGATTGCCGCGAAGCATCTCGATCTGGAAGGGATCCTGGCAGTGGCGCGGTCGGCGGGAGAACTGCCGCCTGCTGCCGTCCCCGCCGCTCAACAGAACCACGGCGCCACAGAGCCGGCGGCCTTATCCCGGGTACGGATCGGCTACTTCGCCGATGTGGCGTTCCACTTCTACTACCCCGAGAACCTGGAGGCCCTTGCGGCTGCCGGGGCAGAACTGGTAACCATCAGCCCGCTGGCAGACCCCGACCTGCCGCCGGTGGACGCTCTGTACCTGGGTGGGGGCTTCCCCGAGCTCGTCGCCGGTTCGCTGGCCGCCAACGGCCGGTTCCGGGTGGCGGTGCAGCAGGCCGTGAAAGCGGGGATGCCCGTCTACGCGGAGTGCGGGGGGCTCATGTATCTTTGCCGGACCCTGGTCTACCAGGGTGTGGAGTATGAGATGGCCGGCGCCCTCCCGGCGGACGTGGTGGTGGAGCCAAAGCCGCAGGGGCACGGCTACACGCTGATGGAGGTGGCGGGGGAGAACCCCTTCTTCCCCGTTGGCGCCGTCATCAGGGGGCACGAATTCCACTACTCCCGGTTGGTCAACCTGGACCGGAGCCAAACCCGTTTTGCCTACCGGGTCCGGAAGGGAACCGGGATCGATGGTCAGCACGACGGGTTGGTCTACCGGAATGTGCTGGCGGGCTACAACCACCTTTATGCCCTCGCCGTTCCGGGATGGGCAGAGGCCCTGGTTTCCCGGGCGGTCGCATACCGCAAGGCCCGCGGGGCCGCTGCCCGTGGGTAG
- a CDS encoding TusE/DsrC/DsvC family sulfur relay protein: protein MNRQSWPEIVKEDTKSMPNSGAGGSLEVKDRAMALTAGQREKVQKKATEAGMDLDLTDQHWELIEFALGYYRRHGTMCNLRTLIRESGYEKKAVYRLFPGNPIRRICALTGLPMPPEC from the coding sequence GTGAACCGCCAGAGCTGGCCGGAGATTGTGAAGGAAGACACGAAGTCGATGCCAAATAGCGGTGCAGGGGGCTCCCTGGAGGTGAAGGATCGAGCCATGGCACTGACGGCCGGCCAGCGAGAGAAGGTGCAGAAAAAGGCGACAGAAGCCGGAATGGATCTAGATCTTACCGACCAGCACTGGGAGCTGATCGAATTCGCGCTGGGGTATTACCGGCGGCATGGAACCATGTGCAACCTCCGTACCCTCATCCGCGAGAGTGGCTACGAGAAGAAGGCTGTCTACCGGCTGTTCCCCGGCAACCCTATCCGGAGAATCTGCGCCCTGACCGGGCTGCCGATGCCTCCGGAATGCTGA
- the dsrP gene encoding sulfate reduction electron transfer complex DsrMKJOP subunit DsrP — protein sequence MLEKAFEGSKRYWSWVLLLIALSGAGFAAYLVQLRQGLTVTGLSRDISWGLYIGQFTFLVGVAASAVTVVLPYYFHNVKAFGRMVVFGELLAVAAVMMCILFIVVDLGKPMRLFNILVHPAPQSIMFWDMVVLTGYLFLSLITGWNLLEAENKAVPPPAWVKKLAYVSIPWAISIHTVTAFLYAGLPGRHYWLTSLMAARFLASAFASGPSLLILLCLLIRRFSRVDVGQEAIRKLSVIVTYAMIVTVFFVGLEFFTAFYSRVPGHMHPLQYLFAGLEGHRGMVPWMWTAVVLALVGLGLLLNPGTREKESTLVLASAAVFISLWIEKGLGLIIAGFTPNAFERITEYAPTALEFLITLGVWALGLLLLTVLCKIAVAVKEAAQ from the coding sequence ATGCTGGAAAAGGCTTTCGAGGGAAGCAAGAGGTACTGGTCGTGGGTGCTGCTGCTCATCGCGCTCAGCGGTGCGGGCTTCGCCGCCTACCTGGTGCAGCTGCGCCAGGGCCTCACCGTCACGGGCCTGAGCCGGGACATCTCCTGGGGCCTGTACATCGGTCAGTTCACCTTCCTGGTGGGGGTGGCCGCTTCTGCCGTTACGGTGGTTCTGCCGTACTACTTCCATAACGTCAAGGCCTTCGGGCGGATGGTCGTCTTTGGCGAGCTGCTGGCCGTGGCCGCGGTGATGATGTGCATCCTGTTCATCGTGGTGGACCTGGGCAAGCCCATGAGGCTCTTCAACATCCTGGTCCACCCGGCGCCCCAATCCATCATGTTCTGGGACATGGTTGTCCTGACGGGCTACCTGTTCCTCAGCCTGATCACCGGGTGGAACCTGCTGGAGGCGGAGAACAAGGCGGTGCCGCCGCCGGCGTGGGTGAAGAAACTGGCCTACGTCTCCATTCCCTGGGCCATCAGCATCCACACGGTGACGGCCTTCCTCTACGCCGGTCTTCCAGGCCGGCACTACTGGCTGACCTCCCTGATGGCGGCCCGGTTCCTGGCCTCTGCCTTCGCTTCCGGTCCGTCCTTGCTGATCCTTCTGTGCCTGCTCATCCGGCGGTTTTCCCGCGTGGATGTGGGCCAGGAGGCGATTCGGAAGCTGTCGGTGATCGTGACCTACGCCATGATCGTCACCGTCTTCTTCGTGGGGCTCGAGTTCTTCACCGCCTTCTACAGCCGCGTGCCGGGGCACATGCACCCCCTGCAGTACCTCTTTGCCGGTCTCGAGGGGCATCGGGGGATGGTTCCCTGGATGTGGACCGCCGTCGTCCTGGCCCTGGTTGGCCTTGGCCTGCTTCTCAATCCCGGGACCCGGGAGAAGGAGAGCACGCTGGTCCTCGCGAGTGCGGCGGTCTTTATCTCGCTGTGGATCGAGAAGGGCCTGGGTCTGATCATCGCGGGGTTCACCCCCAATGCTTTTGAACGGATCACGGAGTATGCACCCACCGCCCTGGAGTTCCTGATCACCCTGGGCGTCTGGGCGTTGGGCCTGCTGCTGTTGACGGTGCTGTGCAAGATCGCCGTTGCCGTCAAGGAAGCGGCGCAGTGA
- the dsrO gene encoding sulfate reduction electron transfer complex DsrMKJOP subunit DsrO — protein MDATRRRFLRMAGATAAGLALFPVARALATGKGSAAGTGATLPARKWAMAVDMKKCRATEGCRQCMRACHLTHNVPQMGDSNEAVKWIWAELFPSVFPSLGHDTIDQELEHKSFPVLCNHCVNAPCVRVCPTRATFKREDGIVMMDYHRCIGCRYCMAACPYGARSFNFRDPRPSLKEINPAYPTREKGVVEKCNFCAERLAAGAPPACVAACPHGALIFGDLEDPGSEIRRILRTAHALRRKAELGTEPKVYYLL, from the coding sequence ATGGACGCGACCCGCAGGCGCTTTCTGCGGATGGCTGGGGCCACCGCGGCGGGGCTTGCCCTTTTCCCGGTGGCCCGGGCCCTGGCAACCGGTAAGGGGAGCGCGGCTGGTACCGGGGCAACGTTGCCGGCCAGGAAGTGGGCCATGGCCGTGGACATGAAGAAGTGCCGGGCCACCGAGGGGTGCCGGCAGTGCATGCGGGCGTGTCACCTGACCCACAACGTCCCGCAGATGGGAGACTCCAATGAGGCGGTCAAGTGGATCTGGGCGGAGCTCTTCCCTAGCGTATTTCCCAGCCTGGGCCACGACACCATCGACCAGGAGCTGGAGCATAAGTCCTTCCCCGTGCTTTGCAACCATTGCGTCAACGCACCCTGTGTGCGGGTCTGTCCCACCCGGGCCACCTTCAAGAGGGAAGACGGCATCGTCATGATGGACTATCACCGGTGCATCGGGTGCCGGTACTGCATGGCGGCCTGCCCCTATGGAGCCCGGAGCTTCAACTTCCGGGACCCCCGGCCGTCTCTGAAGGAGATCAATCCCGCCTATCCCACCCGGGAAAAGGGTGTGGTGGAGAAGTGCAACTTCTGCGCGGAGCGACTGGCCGCCGGAGCGCCCCCGGCCTGTGTGGCGGCGTGTCCGCACGGTGCGCTGATCTTCGGCGATCTGGAGGACCCCGGCTCCGAAATCCGGCGCATCCTGCGGACTGCCCATGCGCTGCGCCGCAAAGCCGAACTGGGTACCGAACCGAAGGTTTACTACTTGCTGTAG
- the dsrJ gene encoding sulfate reduction electron transfer complex DsrMKJOP subunit DsrJ: MYDAGKIIPGLVVFVGLATIPLWYNAGKVVGRTALNLGRPVIQALPERACVEPAAYMRTSHMQLLKQWRDQAIREGRRYYVAGDGKRYEISLQNTCLRCHAGANPAGGGIQAAADQVTVVQAGQSHFDEPKFCATCHRYADVKPDCWNCHIGSGEGGQ; the protein is encoded by the coding sequence ATGTATGACGCGGGCAAGATCATTCCAGGGCTGGTGGTTTTTGTCGGACTGGCGACCATCCCGCTGTGGTACAACGCCGGGAAGGTGGTAGGCCGGACGGCCCTGAACCTGGGGAGGCCGGTGATTCAGGCGTTGCCGGAGCGGGCGTGCGTGGAGCCGGCGGCGTACATGCGGACCTCCCACATGCAGCTCCTCAAGCAGTGGCGGGACCAGGCCATCCGGGAAGGAAGACGGTACTACGTGGCGGGCGACGGTAAGCGGTACGAGATCAGCCTGCAGAACACCTGTCTCCGCTGCCATGCCGGTGCCAACCCGGCCGGGGGCGGGATCCAGGCGGCCGCGGACCAGGTGACAGTGGTCCAGGCGGGTCAAAGCCACTTCGACGAGCCCAAGTTTTGCGCCACCTGCCACCGTTACGCGGATGTAAAGCCGGACTGCTGGAACTGTCACATCGGGTCCGGGGAGGGGGGTCAGTGA
- the dsrK gene encoding sulfate reduction electron transfer complex DsrMKJOP subunit DsrK, whose product MSFQKKPDELARIDYNPPLTGWMDTPVELRRGFWLYPAKPKNLQALGLPNPHEWSPEDADWKLPENWREIIIEGLRERLARYRSLQIFMDACVRCGACADKCHFFLGTGDPKNMPVLRAELLRSVYRKDFTTAGKILGRRAGARDLTPEVIKEWFYYFYQCTQCRRCAVYCPFGIDTAEITLLARELLSLLGIGIDWVAASVANSYRTGNHVGIQPHAFREMIEFTADEIHSLTGIKVEPTFNRKGAELLFVTPSGDVFADPGTYTLMGYLVLFHELGLDYTWSTYASDGGNFGLHHSHELMKRLNAKIYAEAERLGVRWILGGECGHMWRVINQYMDTLNGPADFLEEPVSPITGTKFENARTTKMVHICEFTADLIRHNKLKLDPSRNDHLRVTFHDSCNPARSMGLFEEPRYIIRSVCNHFYEMPANTVREHTFCCGSGGGLNADENMEMRLRGGLPRANAVRHVHEKYGVNTLACICAVDRAALPTLMDYWVPEVDVAGVHELLGNALVMRGEKERTTDLRGRPLKGRGTGDV is encoded by the coding sequence ATGTCTTTCCAGAAGAAGCCGGACGAACTGGCCAGAATCGACTACAACCCTCCTCTAACCGGGTGGATGGATACCCCAGTGGAGCTCCGGCGGGGCTTCTGGCTCTATCCCGCGAAGCCCAAGAACCTCCAGGCCCTGGGGCTTCCGAATCCCCATGAGTGGTCGCCGGAGGACGCTGACTGGAAGCTCCCGGAGAACTGGAGGGAGATCATCATCGAAGGGCTGCGGGAGCGGCTGGCCCGGTACCGCTCCCTGCAGATCTTCATGGACGCCTGCGTCCGCTGCGGCGCCTGTGCCGACAAGTGCCATTTCTTCCTCGGCACCGGTGACCCCAAGAACATGCCGGTGCTGCGGGCAGAACTGCTCCGTTCGGTCTACCGGAAGGATTTTACCACCGCAGGGAAGATCCTGGGCCGGCGGGCAGGTGCCCGGGATCTCACCCCGGAGGTGATCAAGGAGTGGTTTTACTACTTCTACCAGTGCACCCAGTGCCGGCGCTGCGCGGTCTACTGCCCCTTCGGAATCGACACCGCGGAGATCACCCTCCTCGCCCGGGAACTCCTGAGCCTGTTGGGCATCGGCATCGACTGGGTGGCAGCCTCGGTGGCGAACAGCTACCGGACGGGGAACCATGTGGGCATTCAGCCCCATGCCTTCCGGGAGATGATCGAGTTTACCGCGGACGAGATCCACAGCCTCACGGGCATCAAGGTGGAGCCCACCTTCAACCGCAAAGGGGCCGAGCTTCTGTTCGTCACCCCCTCCGGTGACGTCTTTGCGGACCCCGGGACCTACACCCTGATGGGCTACCTGGTGCTCTTCCACGAACTGGGCCTGGACTACACCTGGAGCACCTACGCCTCCGACGGTGGGAACTTCGGCCTTCATCACTCCCACGAGCTGATGAAGCGGCTGAACGCCAAGATTTACGCCGAAGCGGAGCGGCTTGGGGTGAGGTGGATCCTGGGCGGTGAATGCGGCCACATGTGGCGCGTGATCAACCAGTACATGGACACCCTCAACGGCCCGGCCGATTTCCTGGAGGAGCCGGTCTCCCCCATCACCGGGACCAAGTTTGAAAACGCGCGGACCACGAAGATGGTTCACATCTGCGAGTTCACCGCCGACCTCATCCGGCACAACAAGCTCAAGCTGGACCCGAGCCGCAACGACCACCTTCGGGTCACCTTCCACGACTCCTGCAATCCGGCCCGGTCCATGGGCCTGTTCGAAGAGCCGCGGTACATCATCCGCAGCGTTTGCAACCATTTCTATGAGATGCCGGCGAACACCGTCCGGGAGCATACCTTCTGCTGCGGGTCGGGCGGCGGCCTCAACGCCGACGAAAACATGGAGATGCGCCTCAGGGGCGGGCTACCCCGGGCCAATGCTGTCCGGCACGTCCATGAGAAGTACGGGGTGAACACCCTGGCCTGCATCTGTGCGGTGGATCGGGCGGCCCTGCCCACCCTGATGGATTACTGGGTTCCCGAGGTGGACGTGGCCGGGGTCCACGAGCTGCTGGGGAACGCCCTGGTCATGAGGGGCGAGAAGGAGCGCACCACCGACCTGCGCGGGCGTCCCCTGAAGGGGAGGGGAACCGGTGATGTATGA
- the dsrM gene encoding sulfate reduction electron transfer complex DsrMKJOP subunit DsrM encodes MSWAFLFGVVIPYAALAVFLAGVVYRVVKWASAPVPFRIPVTCGQQKSLPWIKASKVENPSGPWGVLARIALEVLFFRSLIRNTRAELRPGPKLAYHWEKWLWVGSLVFHWSVLIILIRHLRLFTEPVPAFVSGLEGLDAFFRLGQPVLYMTDVTVVAAVTYLLIRRALIPRVRYISLPGDYILPLLILAVALSGILMRYFLRVDVPSVKELALGLVTFRPRVPDGIGAIFYIHLLLVSLLLACFPFSKLVHMAGIFLSPTRNLANNSRARRHVNPWNYPVKVHTYAQYEEEFREKMRLAGIPVEEEGA; translated from the coding sequence ATGTCTTGGGCATTCCTCTTCGGCGTTGTCATCCCCTACGCGGCCCTGGCGGTGTTCCTGGCCGGCGTGGTCTACCGTGTTGTGAAGTGGGCGAGCGCTCCGGTGCCCTTCCGCATTCCCGTGACCTGCGGGCAGCAGAAGTCCCTACCCTGGATCAAGGCCAGCAAGGTTGAGAACCCCTCGGGGCCGTGGGGCGTGCTGGCCCGCATCGCCCTGGAGGTGCTGTTCTTCCGCTCCCTCATCCGCAACACCAGGGCCGAACTGCGGCCCGGCCCGAAGCTGGCCTACCACTGGGAAAAGTGGCTCTGGGTGGGGTCGCTCGTCTTTCACTGGTCCGTGCTGATCATCCTGATCCGGCACCTCCGGCTCTTCACCGAGCCTGTGCCAGCCTTCGTCAGTGGCCTGGAGGGGCTTGACGCGTTCTTCCGCCTTGGCCAGCCGGTCCTGTACATGACCGATGTGACCGTGGTTGCGGCCGTGACCTACCTTTTGATCCGGCGGGCCCTGATCCCACGGGTGCGGTACATCTCTCTGCCCGGGGATTACATCCTGCCCCTACTGATCCTGGCCGTGGCCCTTAGTGGCATCCTGATGCGGTACTTTCTGCGGGTCGATGTGCCCTCGGTCAAGGAGCTGGCCCTGGGGCTGGTCACCTTCCGTCCCCGGGTGCCCGATGGGATTGGCGCGATCTTCTACATCCACCTGTTGTTGGTGAGCCTTCTGCTCGCCTGCTTCCCCTTCAGCAAGCTGGTGCACATGGCGGGCATCTTCCTCAGCCCCACCCGGAACCTGGCCAACAACAGCCGGGCCCGCCGGCACGTGAACCCCTGGAATTACCCGGTCAAGGTCCACACGTACGCGCAGTACGAGGAAGAGTTCCGGGAGAAGATGCGTCTGGCCGGGATACCGGTGGAAGAGGAGGGGGCGTGA
- a CDS encoding RsbRD N-terminal domain-containing protein, whose protein sequence is MPGLNLEDLLSERKGAIVEAWLDLTLQAYPPEAVRFLRSEPDPFANPVGKALRRDLAGLFEGLVCKAGYGEVHPFLDEAMRIRAVQGVPPSQSIGFLFLLKTVVRAELAGALQEGQVTPDQLWAFDARVDELALSAFDVYMQCRERIYEVRVGEVKNRTFRLLQKAHLLVAGPEAGPSDARAGNHTGPHDPDETGG, encoded by the coding sequence GTGCCGGGATTGAACCTGGAGGATCTCCTGTCCGAGCGGAAGGGTGCCATTGTGGAGGCGTGGCTGGACCTTACCCTACAGGCCTACCCCCCGGAAGCGGTAAGGTTCCTGAGATCGGAGCCGGATCCCTTTGCCAATCCGGTGGGGAAGGCTCTCCGCCGGGACCTCGCCGGCCTCTTCGAGGGATTGGTCTGCAAGGCGGGGTACGGGGAGGTCCATCCCTTCCTGGATGAGGCCATGCGGATCCGGGCGGTGCAGGGTGTTCCCCCGTCGCAGTCCATCGGCTTTCTCTTCCTGCTGAAGACCGTGGTGCGGGCGGAACTGGCCGGCGCCTTACAGGAAGGCCAAGTCACCCCGGATCAGTTGTGGGCCTTTGACGCCCGGGTCGATGAGTTGGCCTTGAGCGCCTTCGATGTCTACATGCAGTGCCGGGAGCGGATCTATGAGGTCCGGGTGGGTGAGGTCAAGAACCGTACCTTCCGGCTGTTGCAGAAGGCGCATCTCCTGGTGGCCGGGCCGGAGGCGGGGCCGAGCGATGCCCGGGCCGGTAACCACACCGGACCTCACGACCCGGATGAAACGGGGGGTTGA
- a CDS encoding (Fe-S)-binding protein, producing MTPRRVTPRDMARKGDQPLVSLRVEDLMSIPHLEEEDPIQPPPPSWAEKYDRSLDGFTTVGLTKPRTPEEEDDLVSRFLSGLKKLFDPQENWTFCQPLRLSLEYCMKCQTCSEACHVYLASGRQEIYRPSYRAEVLRRIWQRYFTPSGRLLRSLVGADVELNWQTIARLAESAHRCTLCRRCTQYCPMGVDNGLITRELRKLLSQELGIAPAEIIEKGAVQQLRVGSSTGMRPSGFRDTIEFLEEEIGERIGRPIKIPVDKKGADILLLHNAGEFLSWPENPAAFAILLDAAGISWTLSSEPLGYDAVNYGLWNDDVEFARIAVRQARIAKELGVKKIVIGECGHATKAMVVIADRVLTGDLSSSEIPRESCLPLLAEIVRKQAIRFDPSRNNFPVTLHDPCNLSRAMGIVQPQREILKAISPQFRELTPSGVHNYCCGGGSGFAICNSYNFPTWRHKVGARMKVRQVLEAFAQELDPERYPFKYVCAPCSNCKGTLRDAISHYGLWEKHRVNYGGLVELMVNAMADLDKPFIDFEDFH from the coding sequence ATGACCCCACGCAGGGTTACTCCCAGGGACATGGCCAGAAAAGGGGATCAACCGCTGGTTTCCCTCCGCGTCGAGGACCTGATGTCTATTCCCCATCTCGAAGAGGAAGACCCTATCCAGCCGCCCCCTCCATCCTGGGCGGAGAAGTACGACCGGAGTCTGGACGGCTTTACAACCGTTGGCCTTACCAAACCCCGGACTCCGGAAGAGGAAGATGACCTGGTCAGCCGGTTCCTGAGCGGTCTCAAAAAACTGTTCGATCCGCAGGAAAACTGGACCTTCTGCCAGCCCCTGCGGCTTTCCCTTGAATACTGCATGAAGTGCCAGACCTGCTCGGAGGCCTGTCATGTCTACCTTGCCAGCGGCCGGCAGGAGATCTACCGCCCCAGCTACCGGGCGGAGGTCCTGCGGCGGATCTGGCAGCGGTACTTTACCCCCAGCGGCCGGCTCCTGCGCTCCTTGGTCGGCGCAGATGTGGAACTCAACTGGCAGACCATCGCGCGCCTGGCTGAGTCGGCCCACCGGTGTACCCTGTGCCGCCGGTGCACCCAATACTGCCCCATGGGAGTGGATAACGGCCTCATCACCCGGGAGCTCCGCAAGCTGCTGAGTCAGGAGTTGGGGATTGCCCCCGCCGAGATCATCGAAAAGGGCGCGGTGCAGCAGCTTCGGGTCGGCTCGTCCACCGGCATGCGGCCGTCCGGTTTCAGGGATACCATCGAGTTCCTGGAAGAGGAGATCGGCGAGCGCATCGGCCGCCCCATCAAGATCCCGGTGGACAAGAAGGGTGCCGACATCCTCCTGCTCCACAACGCCGGCGAGTTCCTCTCCTGGCCGGAGAACCCGGCGGCGTTTGCCATCCTGCTTGATGCCGCGGGGATCAGCTGGACCCTGTCCAGCGAGCCCCTGGGGTACGACGCGGTCAACTACGGCCTGTGGAACGACGACGTCGAGTTCGCCCGCATCGCGGTCCGCCAGGCCCGGATCGCCAAGGAGTTGGGGGTCAAGAAGATCGTCATCGGCGAGTGTGGCCATGCCACCAAGGCCATGGTGGTCATCGCCGACCGGGTGCTGACCGGGGATCTGTCCAGTTCTGAAATCCCCCGGGAAAGCTGCCTGCCGCTGCTGGCGGAGATTGTACGCAAGCAGGCCATCCGGTTTGACCCCAGCCGCAACAACTTCCCCGTGACCCTGCACGACCCCTGTAACCTGAGCCGAGCCATGGGGATTGTGCAACCGCAGCGGGAGATCCTGAAGGCAATCTCTCCCCAGTTCCGGGAGTTGACCCCCAGCGGTGTTCACAACTATTGCTGCGGCGGGGGTTCCGGCTTTGCCATCTGCAACTCGTACAACTTCCCGACCTGGCGGCACAAGGTCGGCGCCCGGATGAAGGTGCGCCAGGTTCTGGAGGCCTTTGCCCAGGAGCTGGATCCGGAGCGGTATCCCTTCAAGTACGTCTGCGCTCCGTGCTCGAACTGCAAGGGGACGCTCCGGGATGCCATCTCGCACTACGGACTGTGGGAGAAGCACCGCGTTAACTACGGCGGTCTGGTGGAACTGATGGTCAACGCCATGGCCGACCTGGACAAACCCTTCATTGACTTCGAGGATTTCCACTGA
- a CDS encoding respiratory nitrate reductase subunit gamma produces the protein MAGALLWFALGFFAVMVVCRVIQFASMPMHLRWELYPMPLDPKHHYGGSYMEEVDYVRKPRQHVKLNGLREMAAEVFLLKRVREHNRFGLWPFSMAMHWGVYLLFFWLILLAVESLGGRNGLAAFTNAIGAASWVLGAVGTLGLMLRRAACPELAAYTAPVDYLHLLFLFGIFATGLAGWFTGPAYFEAVRRLANGALSPGDLPVAGSAWASAHLVLFALFLIYMPFSRLFHYAAKYFTIDKVLWDDLLNARGSEIERRVTSQLRYRLTWSGRHIAPGQSWAQEVTITDAREGKA, from the coding sequence ATGGCCGGCGCACTTTTGTGGTTCGCCCTTGGCTTTTTCGCCGTGATGGTGGTCTGCCGGGTAATCCAGTTTGCCTCCATGCCGATGCACCTGCGGTGGGAGCTCTACCCTATGCCTCTGGATCCGAAGCACCATTACGGCGGGTCCTACATGGAAGAGGTCGACTACGTCAGAAAACCCCGGCAGCACGTGAAGCTGAATGGGCTGCGGGAGATGGCCGCGGAGGTCTTTCTGCTCAAGCGGGTACGGGAGCATAACCGCTTCGGCCTTTGGCCGTTCTCAATGGCCATGCACTGGGGCGTCTACCTCTTGTTCTTCTGGTTGATCCTCCTGGCGGTGGAGAGCCTGGGGGGCCGCAATGGGCTTGCCGCTTTCACCAATGCCATCGGGGCGGCCTCCTGGGTACTCGGCGCCGTTGGGACCCTGGGACTCATGCTCAGGCGGGCTGCCTGCCCCGAGCTGGCGGCTTACACCGCACCGGTGGACTACTTGCACCTCCTCTTCTTGTTCGGAATCTTTGCTACGGGTTTAGCCGGATGGTTCACGGGCCCGGCCTATTTCGAGGCCGTGCGCCGTCTGGCCAACGGTGCCCTCTCCCCTGGCGACCTCCCCGTGGCGGGATCTGCCTGGGCCAGCGCGCATCTGGTTCTCTTCGCCCTTTTCCTCATCTACATGCCTTTCTCACGGCTCTTCCATTACGCGGCCAAGTACTTCACCATCGACAAGGTCCTCTGGGACGACCTCCTGAATGCCCGCGGGTCGGAGATCGAACGGCGGGTAACGTCCCAACTGCGGTACCGGCTGACCTGGTCGGGGCGGCACATCGCCCCGGGCCAGAGCTGGGCCCAGGAGGTCACCATCACCGATGCGAGGGAGGGCAAGGCATGA
- a CDS encoding TusE/DsrC/DsvC family sulfur relay protein, with product MSEVDLKALGIEVDEDGFMQNPEMWNEEVARALANTEGVAELTEDHWKIVRYLREYYLNYGVAPMIRKLCKDTGYDLKTIYELFPSGPAKGACKVAGLPKPTGCV from the coding sequence ATGTCTGAGGTCGATCTCAAGGCGCTGGGGATCGAGGTGGACGAGGACGGGTTCATGCAAAACCCCGAGATGTGGAACGAAGAGGTTGCCAGGGCCCTCGCGAACACCGAGGGCGTCGCGGAGCTGACGGAGGACCACTGGAAGATCGTCCGCTACCTGCGGGAGTACTACCTGAACTACGGCGTGGCCCCGATGATTCGCAAGCTTTGCAAGGATACAGGCTACGACCTGAAGACCATTTACGAGCTGTTCCCCAGCGGCCCGGCCAAGGGGGCCTGCAAGGTGGCGGGCCTGCCCAAGCCCACCGGCTGCGTCTAA
- a CDS encoding 4Fe-4S dicluster domain-containing protein, whose translation MYMVSINAEKCEGCKECNDMCPAGLLGMNGEKAAVIGEASECMGCMSCVTVCPSEAIEVQEY comes from the coding sequence GTGTACATGGTCAGCATCAACGCGGAGAAGTGCGAGGGCTGCAAGGAGTGCAACGACATGTGCCCGGCCGGGTTGCTGGGCATGAACGGTGAAAAGGCGGCGGTGATTGGCGAGGCCTCGGAGTGCATGGGCTGCATGAGCTGCGTGACCGTTTGCCCCTCGGAGGCTATTGAGGTCCAGGAGTATTAG